The Paramisgurnus dabryanus chromosome 3, PD_genome_1.1, whole genome shotgun sequence genome includes a window with the following:
- the LOC135732016 gene encoding uncharacterized protein, whose product MESTCRLYISLPKEHEDTFGEKFGEWDYGIVVTDLNPCLTDVDLRAYFHRFGTITECVINKDESSGCPKGVGFVRYSSSDQAEAPLTNDSHYLGGFQVKIRKVCTPKMNQT is encoded by the exons atGGAATCCACATGTCGCTTATACATCAGCCTCCCGAAAGAACATGAGGATACTTTTGGAGAAAAATTTGGAGAATGG gaCTATGGGATTGTTGTTACAgatttgaatccatgtttgacAGATGTTGATCTTCGTGCCTACTTTCATAGGTTTGGAACAATAACAGAATGTGTT ATCAATAAAGACGAGTCATCAGGTTGTCCAAAGGGTGTGGGGTTTGTGAGATATTCATCTTCAGATCAGGCTGAAGCACCTCTAACAAATGATTCACACTATCTTGGAGGCTTTCAGGTGAAAATCCGCAAAGTTTGTACACCTAAGATGAATCAAACTTAA